The Brassica napus cultivar Da-Ae chromosome C1, Da-Ae, whole genome shotgun sequence DNA segment GAAAAGATTGTGGCCGGAAAAGGTCATggccggaaaaaaaaaatcatggccGGATTTGGATTTAGGGGTTCAGCTGATTATTGCTTAGAGTTTGGGGGATTGATAAAAATCAAGCAAAAAGGATTTAGGGAATTGATATGTATAATGACCATCAAGATACATATCCggttataaaacaaacaaggagatttgagattttgatgTGGATAAGGGTCGATTTGGATCGGTAAGTACATCGAATGGGATTAAGATTTTGATGGCCAGCTTATTCATACGGCTATACAGCCGGTAATACGGCCAAACAAAGATTATGGGTTTCAATCCTTTAGTCAATCCGGATTTAAGGCCGGATCAAAATAGGAGAAAGGGGAACCGATTTTAAGGCTTGCTAGGTTTATGATTTTctctaatatcttttataatttcaaatagttcttagaaacaagattcatatagatcttagattattaataagttttataagtttttagagattcttagatctttagagattcaaataattttagagtcaagattcatatagatcttagattaaagattaatatttgtgataattttagatctatagatttttataagttttatgatTCAAATAGATCTAATAATCAGGATTCAGATATGTGATGTTCTTAGATTTTATGGATAGATTAGTTTACCTTTTAGAAAACACCAAATTGATCTGAATGgaccaccgtgagagagagCTAATCCGCGGATGAGCTGGTTGAGAGAGAggtggaggagctggccggaaaaCCGTGAGAAGGATAGACTTGGCCGGGGGAGCAAGGCTGAGGGCCGGAAGAGATGGCCGGAAAAGAGATGATCGCCGGCGGATGGGATTGCTCAGGTGGAGAGAgtctcgtgctgataacgtgttaagatttgagagaagatttgtgagaatgtgttgtatatttcttattgcttacaccactatatatagtggttcatacaaggtgAATTGTCAAagggagaattgattacaaagatactctacataatgacatggtcaaactcataaagacatAAAGTTGAATAGGTCttccatgtggctggatgtaaacTCTCAATGGACTCTAGTCTTAAACTTGTATGGTCTAGATTATGGATcatccacttcatgattcataacaaGGAACAAAATGTTAGTTTTTTCAACACATTAGTGTACTATGAATGCGGAAGCTAGGACCAAGGGACGCATAATCGACTTTATTTGTATGATTGTATCAAAGTTGAATATTCTACACACGTCTCCTATAGACTCAAATACAATGAACAAAACAAAGACTATCCAAATGCTTACGAATGATTTTGTTCAaatttaatgtaattatatattatatgatttctTGCCTGACAAGAAACCAATGAATACTATAAGTGGCAGTATGACTCATCGGTCAAGGCGCCTGGTGCTGACAAGTTCGAACCTTCTCCATTGGCGAGACGTGCACGTGTTGGAAAGATGGTCGTGAAGAGTCTTTGCCTGTCGGCGAACCACACAGAAGAAGGAAACAATGATTTTTGAAACGAGTCTTGATAATATCCGTCTCTGCAAGCAATCTTACGATCTATCTATTGATTGGTTCTATGAAAAATTACATCTTAaacggataaatacgaaatttagTCCCACTTGCCAATACAATCAACATAACGGCGCATCGTAGACTTTAGAGAAAGTCTATCGGCCTGAACTTCCTAATTATCACACTGAAttgaatgtaaaaaaaaagaatgaacgAGACAAGTATAGATCCCTAGGGTGGGTGAATATAGAGCATGCCAAACTCTCACATGCACAAACCAATTCttatttacctttttttttgttgctaaaatCTCTTATTTACTTGATACCCTCTCCTATTCAAATCACTTACTAAGAGTCTAATACACATGCTGATGTAGCATAACTCTTAGCATCTCCCCATGTGTGAGTCTTCATGTTCAAGTGGATCATACTAGCTTTAGAGTGTGGTGCACCAAGGCAGTAGATAGGCTCAAAACTAATCAATGCGGGAGTTCTAATAATATCAGTTGACTTTTGCATTATATCATTACAACTGTGTGCATATGTTTGGTGCGAGAGGTTCTTCTAATGTATCCTGGTAGCATTGAGATGCAGGTATAATCAGAGCCATGTTTAGAACTTTTGATGccaaaaaccaaataaataatatttataattttctattaaatgggtttaaaacataataatataatagtgtaataataaataattttgtgaaacaattttttaactgaaaaatttaccaaaatttatttatgttttatttataaaatagaacattAGTATATGAATACACGTTTATATAAgtattatttattctaattttttttatagtttcgaataaataaaataataataataatatatgaagGGAAGTTAATcccaaaatattaataatgacTTAGCTTTATAAAGAAAATGTTTTCTATTACCggcttattttaaaaataaataaataataacacaTAGAAAAGGATTTTAGAAAGAGAAAATTATCATTCtttgaataaaatataattatagttgcaattaattagtttataattataaGTTATGTCTTTAGAAAAAGTCTAGAAAATGGCAGTATAACCTAGATTTACCAatgaaacatataaaatatatatgtattgtaattctttagtttataaatttaagtaatGACTTAAGATAAAGTCCCGAAAATGGTAGTAACCTAGATTTACCAATgaaccatataaaatattttatgtatgcCCTtacattttacaaaataaatgatgccaattttacaaaataaatgatgCCATAAGCCAAAGATCGAAAAATTGTTTACTAGGCACGACTCTGGGTAAAATCACCGATGAATTCTGCCTACTCTCATTGTTTACTAGGAGTGACCTGCACATTACAATATTTCAATCATCAGACTTAAACTAGCATTGGTCAATGATGAAACAAGAATATAAAAAACTGTCAGAGAAGAATTATGAGACATGAAACCCTTTTATTAGCTTCAAATACTCCAAACCTCCATATAAGAAACACCAATTTGGCATTTATTTTGCAAGAACTAGCCATAATTGCAAGAATCAAATCAATAAattggttattttattttacttcttGCATTCTATTTTATCTGCAtttctttgattataaaaaaaaattccaaaaaatattcTAGACTAATTTGTCTTCTGGATCTTtagtttgtattttattttgttctcGAAAAATCCATCCTTACGTATTATTCAAtacttacatttttttataaatgaaaaatataaatttacaaatTAGAAAACTTTTTCAGTATTAGTTGTTTAATCATCTTAATTAGAATAATTAGAACAAATAATTCACGTATTAATTAGTTTGATTCTCCTCAGATCTTATTAATGGATGAacctaggggtgttcaatccggatatcggttcggtttcggttcggttttttcggttttttggtatttcggttagtaaaatataactaccattctaaatccatatatacttcggttcggttcggtttggtttatataccgccggttttcggtttattcggttttataccaaaacataattatttagtttgggatcatattatataaattttagagtcaAATTGTCATcgcagtcatttattaaaaatatattatattttcaaataaaagaacaaaaaaataaaaatgcttatACCTTcaaatgaaataatcaaatctagaattaaaataaaagctcgaaattttgaaaataaaaataaaaaacaaaagagaagtatgaaagaaaatgtttccactcttccatattcagtGTTCATCAAAGTGATGCTTCGTCGAGTGAAACTCTGTTCgcttataaataagaaaaaaattgcgAAGAATTTTTTCTAGTTATTATCCACCAAATTTATAACCTTCACTTCAATTTAATCAATgctaaaagaaaacaaaatgattaaaagaagaagacaaagaaaataaaaagcctCAGTTacatgaattgttatttaattatattttaagtgtttttcaaattatgattctttattactataaaaatatagtaataattattaacaaaaaaataacttatataacaaatatatttttcatgtgacgttataaaatatgtacatatttacatgtttttacttttgatcggttttgttcggtttaatcggttataaaccaaaccatatccaaatcctccggtttttataaaatcatatccattcggtttatatggtatataccaaaaccataccatattgtctatttcggttcggttcggttcggtatgGTACAGTTTTACCATATTGGACAGGCCTAGATGAACCGCTCATCTAAAAACctcaataaaattcaaaatcaaatcaatAAATTGATTGGCACCAACTTCTTTCGTTCTAATTAGTGAGGAATACTATACTGAGATATATCCTGCTTGTTTCTTTGTAGCCAGCTATCAGCGATAAGGAAATCACTGTAAGGTATGTTTTGGGGACAATAACAGATGCCCAcctgttttttatttatataagaaaaatatctaGAAATGGAGACATATATTCTTGCTTGGGGAGGTGGATGGAATTTGAGATATATGTATCCAGAATTAGTGCAGACAAGAATAATACACAGTTCGTTTGGTTAAATCTTTAAAGTAATATCTCTTCCTTTATATTTTCGtacacttttaatattttttattcttcgtTAAAGTTTTGTCGTGTAAATCTTTGTTCtattcttaatatatgtatataaattattgtaatacgaaattataattcattttttCTGTGTCTGcgtaaaatcaaaattttatttagtagtaaaaaaaaattgttgttgtttgttgttaAAGTTATATAGGTTTAGGAGAAAAACTGTTTTATCccgcaaaagaaaaaataaaattcaaataacaACTATGGTTAGATCAAGTTGCCTactttaaacaaataaaacggTGACCTTTCTTAAAAAACGTAACTAATGAAGTTCTCCCAGacaataacaacaaaaacaacaaagtaTAAACTTCTGgacatttttgtttttcatattaAAGATGCGCCATTTTTGATGAATGAATTCGAAGCAAACTATAATTTAATTTCACTGTTATATAATTACTATACGAAAAACTATaaagagaaaaaggaaaaaaagtaaagtaaagccaaaccaaacaaaaaaaatggttacatcctactatatattaattgagaagtcaatTAAGTGACTTCTGCTTAGGTGTCATTCATAGGTGAACTTTAGAATTAATTCTCTTGATTTGATTGGttgtttatatttgaatttttatttttttaattaaaaatttaaaaaggaaactaatccTAGAACTTCCTAATCTAATCTATATTACCATACAAACAATTgaccattttaaaataaaagaattaacataatttgtttatagaaacaattaaatatcatagattacattatagaaatttaaataaatacatgTGGTATGatagaaattattatataaacgattttaacatatttatattaatagtgGATACAATCAATTATAGAttacaaaaaaactaattaacctaaacctaaaaatattttgttatactcactatattttttctaaaatgtgtccaatgtatgcaaaacagtcaaatatacaattttaaaaatatccatTCATTTTTCAGTGACAAATGTTGACTGTATAGTTGAGTTATTACTTTCAGAAATGATTaaagtatttgtatatttaaaaacagaaaaatatataataagtcttttaaaataatattaataaatgaaagtatttattataatataaaattaataaattgaaaCATTATACTAATACGACACTAAAGTTAATATACTCTATTAATATAATTCTTATAGccttgattataataaaattatatggtaaatactttaaaataatattaattaatgaaaaagtttactataatattaatttagaaaacGAGAACAATATagttttgattataataaaGTTGACATGCTTATTTtgtaataggaaaaaaaaaagatacatatataatacaccagtgaagaaaaataaaaattgtttgttATATTCTTGGTTAtattctttgttattttatatttttacgtacttaatttttatatatttgccGAAATACACGTGTTTAACGAAttactataatttttaattaattatttgtaactattttgcttctaaaaaaataaagtggTAGACAAAATAATGCGAAAAACAAAAgtgttataaaataacatattgttcattaatctctgtttttttattaataaaaatatgtcATAGAAAGACTTTTtggaaatttataataaaatttatagaattaaCAATATATCTCAATAATCTTATAAGATTATACAATACCAaaacttttgattttcaaactatttaaaaatataaaggttatttttaatagttatgattattattcaaagataaaattataaacataatatataattttcataaaatatttatacccgCGAAATCGCAGGTAACCACCtaatattatcttatttgaCTTAGCactgtgagaaaaaaaaattgacttagtttaaaaattaaattattgatttacAGTATTAATGTTAATTATCTCCTTCAAGCACTAATGTTTTAATGTATTAAGACTAGTGGTGGACCAAGTAGTATATATTCTTGAACCAAAATGCAATTGTAATATTTTTGGATGctattctatttattataatgtTAAAATACATTCATTTGGTAGAGAGAAAAATCAACTAAGTATAAGTCATATTCTGAAACCTAATAAAAAGTAATAGTTGATTTTCTTATTGGGTATCCGTCCTTTGCGAGTTTCATGTTTGTTCTCTATTGGACCGGAGACTACtgtaaatatttgtaaaaataaaattctaaccATCTGATGTTGCTAGTTCAACTATTAATGTACCACTTTACCACCCAAAAGAGAAGAGCCCAGAAGATCTCATGTCTTAACTACCAACAAGgctacattttattttaacattctCTGATATCCAGTTTAAGAAGATTATGGATATACAAGTTTATAGGGTTCAAggtttagtgattattgtttagagtttaatatttatGGAGTGGAGTTGagtttataaactttttataaatgttctataaattatttttaaaattttataaatgatttatgagAGTTACTTTTTTATCTCAAatttgaaaagtggtatcaAGCTTAATGTTTtagttaacaaaataaaatccaTCTTTTGCATAATATGAGAATAGCTTGATTTGTGGTTCGGATGCGTCCGTTTATACAAAATTAGaatcataaaccaaaaaaagaacAAGGAAATAAAGTATGACAAAACAGAATAAGTTCTTCAAACCCGTTTGGGCTATAAATTTAGATGAATTAATTGCCAATCTGTAAACTGAGGTAAACAGtcgcaagaaaaaaaaatcaatcggGAGAGGATATTAATGAACAAGATGTTTCCCAATTGGGATAGGGTAAAAAGGGTTGAACCGAAGTTATTAGATACTCCACGTAACTATGAGGCCAGTCTTAAAAACGCCAAGGTAATCTCTCCCTCCAGTGAACAGCTACGTTCTGATGCTTTCCTGAAGCCCAAGAACCTGGTTAGTACTCTTATTTCTCTAAAAAGAATTAACTcacttttgttttctatttcgGGGAAACACGTCGACGATATCTTCATATAAACAAAATtgcaaaacaaaaaagtatttctagttcatatttaaaatttagattttatttatattccAGTTAAACTGAAATTATTAAGTGCTTCTAGTAGAGTCTTCCTAaaggtaaaaccctaattttgttTTGATCTTAACTTTCACTTTTGAACAATCTCCTCCAAAAAATTCTCTTAATTTGGATGATAATTGAGAATCGATTTGTATTATTTCCTGCTAGAAGAATGGTACGtcagtatatttttaattatatatatgtaagataATACAACATATAAGATATAGAACTGATCAAACTAGACTAACAATATCCAAATGGTGATTGATTTTATAAGGAATTGAAAATGAGACAACTTATGATGTTAATATTAATATGGACCATTAATCCATTTATTGTGGTGATATGCATTTAGAACAACGCACATATCAAATCTTGGGTGGACGAGAAAAACAGCAGCTTCATGCTCTATCCAAGGAACCTCTCGATCACTTGGTCGGATGACCCCAACTATTGGACATGGTTTCCCAGCAAGGAGTCACCAaagtaagatatgttaattagAACCATTGAAGATTAAACTCGAAATATTGATTGTATCGTTGACCCTATGTTATAGACCCTTCAAGTATGTCTACACTGTTaagaatatttttgttaaaaccaaggtttttgtttaatttacaaaattaccacaaaaaatcattatttttatttatttttggtcaaccacaaaaatcattatattcCAAACAAATCCACAATTATTAGGTTGGCACGTTTACAAAGACAAGTTAAATGATTCCTGAACTATCACTTTTGCGACAAATTTAGGAACTTTCTAAGCCTAAGGTTTGTGGTATATACGGATTTGTTTTCCAGTATCATGATATTTTTGGAGTTAAAACTTATAATGTATTAATGgtaatttgttatatatataaacaaaccgCGCGTGATTAATTTTCTTTGATGAATTTAAAAAGCGAGGCAGGTGTAGAAGCTGTGGCGTTGAAAAACGTATGTTGGCTCGACATCACGGGAAAATTTGACACGAAGAATCTCACTCCAGGGATTACGTACGAGGTGGTCTTTAAGGTGAAGCTAGAGGATCCGGCCTATGGATGGGACACGCCGGTGAACATTAAGCTAGTCTTGCCTGACGGTAACCACAAACCGCAGGAGCAAAAGGTGAGTTTAACGGAAATACCAAGGTATCAATGGGTCGATATTATAGTCGGAGAGTTCAAGCCGGAGAAAAATTCCGCGGGAGAAATCGTTTTCTCAATGTATGAGCATGAAAGTGGCCTTTGGAAGAAAGGGCTCTTCCTCAAAGGTGTTGAAATTTGtcccaaatataaaaattaatcttgGAATATAAATTTCCAAATGCACACTGAACCTTTATATATATTCCACATCATGACATGTCTATATGGAAAGAATGTgtgcatatatattataaggTGATCTATCGTATTATTACTTTAGATAcctactttctttttcttttttttgataaaactttAGATACCTACTTTGATGTTGGTATTGAATAAAAGCAAAAACCGAGATTTGGTGTAGTAATGTTTTAAGTTTGAATTCGAGTTTTATGATTTGAGTGTATGTATGTAATAAATAATCCGATCAATGAACAATTGTTATGTATGAGACCATAAGATCAGAGTAATAATCCGCCTTATGTATCGATCAaatgcataaaataaaataatacccaaaacagatttgttaattttgaatttgattggTACATCAGATGAATCATGAATAGTATAATGTAAGTTCTAACTTCTAATTTAATAATTCAGAAGTGGATATATTTAAGTTGAACGGATGTACCGCTAAATAATCATGAAACACCAGAAATTTCAGTAGATTAATGatactttttattaatgtatttaacaTGTTTAAAGTATATAGCACAACAGTAGCATAATCTCCGCTATATAAAAGCAGCTAAATTGAAGCAATTCTAAACTGTCCACGTCAGCTAAAATATTCACAACCAATCATTCAGCCACGTCATTTAACCTACCTCGCCGTCTGCGTAACCAAATTATCATGGTTTCAAATCTTCTTCTACTTTTTTCATCAATCTCTATTATTAATCTCTCAAATTAACGCATTATCTTAAATCATTCTTTCAACTCCCAGAATCAATCACTATAGATTTGTTCTCCGTCCGTTTCAAAGATCCATAACACCACCACTATAAATCTGCGGGAAGTGCAGCCCTCACCACATATCGTGAAAGCAACCCATTCACTCAAATATGATATCTTTGTCAGTTGACATAATTCAGATTACCAGAAGATTTCTAAGAAGAGAGCAGAAGAGATCGTAAAACTACAAACCCAACGACGATGACGAAGAGAAGATAAATAGATGAAGCCACAAGTGGTAACCATTCATAAGATCTTCTCTGATGCTAACATGCCGCCGAACTTTGACGAAATCGATGAGAAAGAAGGGTCCAATGATGATTCTGATGGTGAAGACCACAGAAGATTCAATCTGGAATCACCGAGGCTTTTGTATAACTGATGATTTCAAGGTAATACTTATctttttattaagattttgGTTGAACTCTGAAATGTAGAAAGAGTGTAACAGATGATGGATCTCACTGTAATTCCATTTGCAGACGCATTCAAAATTTCTCTCAAGTCTTTCATGAAGAATAAAAGAGATGATGCAATGGTGAGATCTATTTAGCATAGAAAACCTATTCTGATATGCAAAGTTTAGAATAATAGTTTTGAGTTTCCATG contains these protein-coding regions:
- the LOC106365923 gene encoding protein PHLOEM PROTEIN 2-LIKE A1-like isoform X1 — its product is MNKMFPNWDRVKRVEPKLLDTPRNYEASLKNAKVISPSSEQLRSDAFLKPKNLNNAHIKSWVDEKNSSFMLYPRNLSITWSDDPNYWTWFPSKESPNEAGVEAVALKNVCWLDITGKFDTKNLTPGITYEVVFKVKLEDPAYGWDTPVNIKLVLPDGNHKPQEQKVSLTEIPRYQWVDIIVGEFKPEKNSAGEIVFSMYEHESGLWKKGLFLKGVEICPKYKN
- the LOC106365923 gene encoding protein PHLOEM PROTEIN 2-LIKE A1-like isoform X2, with the translated sequence MNKMFPNWDRVKRVEPKLLDTPRNYEASLKNAKNNAHIKSWVDEKNSSFMLYPRNLSITWSDDPNYWTWFPSKESPNEAGVEAVALKNVCWLDITGKFDTKNLTPGITYEVVFKVKLEDPAYGWDTPVNIKLVLPDGNHKPQEQKVSLTEIPRYQWVDIIVGEFKPEKNSAGEIVFSMYEHESGLWKKGLFLKGVEICPKYKN